The nucleotide sequence AGTCAGCCTCAGGATGTGCCATATGACTACAAAGAAAAACCATAGCATATCCGTGggctgtgacatcatcaagaaCTTCCAGATCAAGggtacagacacacagagaatacttatttttcatttgtcagGGCACTCTTTTTGACTGTGATGAGTTACTAAAATTGTCTAATCTCCATAACCTATACTTATTCAGTATATATATTAAGTGTGAGGAATTTCCCTTTGCTCTATAGgaggaaatgtgaaaagaacaatttttttatttatttatttatttttttgcctgtaccgttttgttttttagccatcaaaattgttgtctgaaggccaagaaagatgccaaatggatttactttaccaaatggatcatcatggccttgccgtattggtccatttgattgacctttgttattattatttatttatgttattttgttttattttattttaagttattacagatgggacagacatgactgggggatagtaAAGGgataaagaaagagagggagggaaagaaaaactgaggggaagagggacagtgagagaggacacttaaaaaaaggagaaaaaatcacctggatcacctgttgagagaaaaaaaaaaagagagcagagGCAAAAAGAGAGCATCACAATACTATGGcaagccatagccccgtcccccagggcatgaagcaggcatggaggagatcaaggccccagacatccagaggcccccagagcgtgagagcccaaggaggaccaacGGAGGGGCAACTGTGCCATCCTCCTGGAAAaactgaggagagccccagacgaggggtcacccagcagccacggagcagaagccgcaGGGGGCTGCAGTGGCATGCCCGCAGGCTCTGTCGGCTGCCAGCTGTACCAGAGTGGACTGAGccccaggcccagaggcccGAGGTCCGAGGGCCCCCCAGTCCCCAGAAGGGGCCCGACTGAGCCATGAGCACCCGGCCCCGCCAAGCAGCCATTGGGAGTGAGCCGGTACATACCTGGAGCACCCAGCCctggacaccaagaaccaccaacgcagcgtcacctgagggcatcagccaagCCCCACAGAACCCGGGGCGGCCCATCCGACCTGAAACTGTACCCACCTCATCGTCCAATCATCTCCCAGTCTACAAAAGACAATAGGACCCAGGTTAAGTTCATTTTCCACCTCTCCTATATATCttccccacctgcagagtgaacTCGTGGAGAGCAGAGAACTCCTGCAAGGATGTAACAAACcccctgccagttgaagaggCCCCCAGTTTGGCtgatgcaccagaggcccccaCGCCAGGGCTGAGCCCACATGCATGCACCCACCCACAACCTGGTGACACATGAACGGCCCAGCCAGACCCCCAGCCAAGAGGCGGAGCACCCCCAGAACCCCAAGCCCCCATGCCCGCCctggacccacccaggggcagccaggctaccaggccagtaacctacgtccgccaCCACAGATCCCCCCCCAGCCCTGCTGCATGCAGCCACCAGGAAAACACCATCCAAGAGCCACCAGTGCCCCTAACCAGGTCATGACCACAGCCCCCGGGTTAAGCCCTCCAGGGAAATGTCCCTAGGGGATCCCCagatgccctaagcctgtccctatagccacatcaaccacaatagcaAAGGCGGGACAAAACTACGACCCCCAGCCCCACTAGACGATGGAGCCAACAAAGGAGCTCAGAGGGATTGATccaatgtggtggcagaggctgtatcaagactaatgtgatctattagatggtcTCTATATTGGTCAGAATgagtattatttttatttttccagtttatgAGCACTGTTTTCTTAgcaatgcatagggcagtgaaaaccatgcGGGCTATATTCATTTCTATAGTGACATCATCCAAGTTGCCCAACAAGCACACTAGAGGGGaggttggaatgttacatttcagacactttaaTGTCTTCACATATCCcgtgccaaaacttctgaactggtggacagaaccaaagagcgtggatttAGTTGTCCAGTTTATTGTTGGAAGAGGTAAAGCCCAACTTGAACATCCgttgacctgtatagtgcactctatgtagaattttgttttgtattaATTGTAGACTGGGATTCtaatcaatttaaaggtttttaagcatatttgAGACAGGAAGTTTTGGGTCTAGGCTGACTCATAAAtctgcttcccattttgcaataggaagagccattttgcaatagggtcattttgcaataggaaggaaGAACAAATGTTTTTGATTGTCCCATTGTCCAGATAAAGTTTTTAATCACAATAAAAATGCTGTCTATTGTGGTGTAATCTATATTGATATACATGCATGCGCCACTAGGCGGCAGTACGTACCCACTAAACGGGAAATGTGTGGTATGTAAGCAGCACGAGAGtacgctaaaaaaaaaagatggatgtTGCTCCACGTTAACGCTTGAGCGAGAGTTTATTCAAGAGCCCAACACaacatggtgtcagaagtgCACTCGCTCTAAGCGgtgaactgagaaaaactgaaaagaaagtCAGCTTGGCGATCGGCTAGCGACAAACATGACGGAGCAAGCAGCGGCTCTACCGGCGGCAGCGGCGACACCTGGCCCGGTTATGGCAGCTCCACCAGCGGCTACTTTCACCATCAAGCCACCGGAACCGTTCGACTTCGCAAAGCCCCAGGAATGGGAGAAGTGGATCAGACGTTTCGAGCGTTTTAGAATGGCAAGTAATCTGAACAGCTCAACAGATGCTAACCAAGTGAACACATTAGTTTACTGCATGGGGGACGAGGCTGACGACGTGCTAAGGGGACTTGACCTAACAGACGGGCAGCGCCAGCAGTACGATGCAGTCAGAAACGCATTTGATAGACATTTTGTCCCCAGAAAGAATGTGATCTATGAAAGAGCAAAGTTTAATAAGCGAGTACAACAGCCAGCAGAAACAGTTGACTCCTTCATAACAGCTCTATATGCTCTCGCTGAAAACTGTGAATATGGTGAACTTCATGATGAACTTTTGAGGGATAGGCTCGTTGTGGGTCTTAAAGATTCATCGCTGTCGGAGAGAATGCAGCTCAACAAAGATTTGACCCTGGCTAAAGCTATCACAATGGCGAGACAATCTGAGGaaataaagagacagcaaaCTGACCTAAGAGGTGAAAGCAGCACTGGCAAAACAGCAGTGGATGCCGTGCATGTCAGAAAATCACAGCCAAATAAATTCAGAAGCAGAGACCAAAAGCAGTTCAAGCCACATAAACCACAAATAACAAGACAAGAGAATAAAACCTGTTCTAAATGTGGGAAAGCACCGATGCACCCAGCAGCACAGTGCCCAGCCAAAAATGCAGAATGCCACAACTGTGGGAAACGTGGACACTACGGGAGAGTTTGTAGGTCTACAACTGTGCATGAGGTGGCAGACAGTGCAGATAGACTTTTCCTAGGTGAACTAGATTCAGGAGAAGACCCGTGGCTTGCTAACGTCTGCGTGAGAGGCAAAAGCATGACATTTAAATTAGACTCGGGGGCAGATGTCACAGCTATCTCAGAGGAGACATTCAAAGACATTAAGCAGCCAAATGAACATttgcaaaaagctgaaaagccACTGTATGGACCAGGAGGTGCAGCACTGAGCGTACTTGGGTCTACAAAGGAGGACATTTCCTACAGTGACAGGAGCACTACAGAGACAATCTATGTAGTCAGAAATCTGCGTGTAGCTCTCTTAAGCAGGACAGCTTCTGTGAGACTGAAACTAATTGCCCGAATGGACAATGTTGACCTTGAGACAGTGAAGAAAGTGTACCCGAAACTATGTAATGGGCTCGGGCTTGTTCAAAAACCATACACGATTAAGCTGAAGCCCGACGCTAAACCTTATTCACTGAAAGTGCCTAGGCGTGTTCCACTGCCACTACTGGGCAAAGTCAAAACAGAGCTGGAGAGGATGGAACAGTTGGGAGTAATCAGTCGTGTGGAAGAGCCCACAGACTGGTGTTGCGGCATGGTCGTAGCCCCTAAAAAGGACAGAGTGAATGTCCGCATCTGTGTGGACATGACACCATTGAATGAGTCTGTGTGTCGTGAAAGATATATCCTCCCctctgtagaccaaacactagGCATGCTCACAGGTGCGCAGTATTTCTCCAAGCTTGATGCTAACATGGGCTTTTGGCAAATACCGCTGTCCAAAGAATCTGCTCTCCTCACCACATTTATTACGCCATTTGGTAGATACCATTTCAATCGGTTGCCATTTGGTATTTCCAGTGCACCAGAGCATTTCCAAAACATGATGGTGACGGAAGTGACAGCCGGCCTCACGGGAGTCGTGTGCCACATGGACGACATCCTGGTCTGGGGATCCACGAAAGAGGAGCACGACATGAGACTCCACGCTGTCCTCGACCGTGCAGAGAAGGCGGGCGTCACCCTGAACATGTCAAAATGTGAGTTTGGCAAAAGAGCAGTGAAATTCTTAGGATTCATTGTGTCATCGGAAGGCATGAGTCCTGACCCTGACAAAACTAGTGCGGTGCAGAATATGAAAGAGCCAAGCACTGTGAGTGAGCTTAGAAGCTTCTTAGGAATGGTGAATCAGTTGGGGAAATTCATCCCAAACCTCTCCGAAAAAGACAAACCACTGAGAGACTTGCTTTCAACTAAAAACATGTGGTACTGGGGGCACGAGCAACAAAATGCATTTAGCagtttaaaagaagaactgtCATCCGCTCCAGTACTGCAACTTTACGACCCAAACAAACCCCAAAAGATCTCAGCAGATGCCTCTTCATACGGGTTGGGGGCAGTTTTGCTACAGAAAGACAGTGACGTGTGGTCACCAGTCGCGTATGCCTCACGATCATTGACACCCACAGAGCAGCGCTATGCTCAGCTGGAAAAAGAAGCGCTGGCGCTCACCTGGGCCTGTGAAAGATTCAGTGACTTTATTATAGGGCTACACTTTGAGCTTGAGACCGACCATAAGCCACTCGTGAGCCTACTTGGAGGGCAGGCCTTGGATTTGCTTCCACCGCGGATACAGAGATTCCGCATGCGCCTAATGAGGTATTCTTACACTATAAGGCACATTCCAGGCAAAAGCCTCACCACAGCCGACACGCTGTCACGGTTACCGCTGACACACAGTGTGATTTCCAGAGACAATGATCTTATGGAGGACACTGATATTTACGTTGACGCAGTGCTGGAGGGCCTTCCTACTAGCAGCAAATACCTTGCAGATCTCCGTGAGCAGCTACAGTCTGACAGCGTCTGTTCCCAAGTCATGAAGTTCTGTGCGGAGGGCTGGCCTGACAGGAACCAGCTGCAGGGTGTAGTAAAACACTACTGGTCGGAAAGAGCAGTTTTGAGCATTCACAATGGACTACTACTGCGAGGCACAAGGTTGGTCATACCTGCAAACATGCGAAATGCAGTTTTGGACAAAATACACGAGGGTCACCAAGGGGTAGTTAAGTGTCGAGAACGCGCCCGACAAGCAGTGTGGTGGCCGGGCTTAAGTAATCAGATCAGTGAACTTGTCCTTAAGTGCAGGCTTTGCATACAGGAGAGAGTTAATGTGAGGGAACCTCTTATGCCCACACGTTTACCTGAAAGGCCATGGCAGAATTTAGGAGCTGATTTGTTCACactaaaagacaaaaactatCTGTTGGTAGTAGATTATTTCTCGAGATATGTCGAGATTGCTCAACTCAGCCCGACTCGTTCAGCCAATGTGATTGTGCatttaaagtcaatatttgcaCGCCATGGAATACCTGAAACATTGATTACTGATAATGGCCCACAATTTGCATGTCAAGAGATGAAAGACTTTGCAAAGGACTACTGTTTTGAGCATGTCACCAGTAGTCCCAGGTACCCGCAGAGCAACGGCGAGGCGGAGAGAGGTGTCCAGACCATCAAAAATCTCCTCAAAAAAGCCAGCGATCCATACAAGGCATTGCTGGCATACAGAACAACAGCGCTGGCGAATGGCTACAGCCCGGCTCAACTTCTCATGGGGCGCAGGCTTCGTACTACTTTACCAGTGCTTCCTGAAACCTTAGAGCCATGTCTGCCTGATTTTCAGCGGATTTGTCgttctgagagagagaaaaggctgagacAAACCGAATGTTTTAACAAAAGACATAGAACAAGAGAACTGGATAAATTGTTGCCAGGGCAACCAGTCTGGATCACGGATGCAAAAGCACAAGGCACAGTGACATCAGTCCACCCGACTCCACGATCGTACATCATCAGTGGACCCCAAGGGACGATCAGAAGGAACCGCAGTCATCTTGTGCCAATCCCACAAACTGAGACTCAAACCGAAGCAAAACAGATCCAGTCCACCCCTATAGAGACTGTTTCTGAGCCAAGCGCACCCCATACACCAGGTGTGGTTAGAACCCGGTCTGGTAGGGAAGTGATTAAACCAAAAAGACTTGATCTGTGAAGCTAATTGTTTGGAAAGGGAAAAGTTGTATTTTGAAATGCTAAGTTTCGTTTTTGAGAATAGCATGTTCGAAAGGGAAAACGGTTTGACATGTGTTACAAGAGAAAAGTAAGTGTTTATGAAAACGCCGAGTTTATGTTTCCTGAAATGCTTGGGTATGTCTGTATTGAAAAGAAATATTATGCAGTTATGTTTTGTTTGAAGAGCAAAAGAATGTACCAGCCTAACTTCAGTAAGGGGGATGTGGTGTAATCTATATTGATATACATGCATGCGCCACTAGGCGGCAGTACGTACCCACTAAACGGGAAATGTGTGGTATGTAAGCAGCACGAGAGTAcgctaaaaaaaaagatggatgtTGCTCCACGTTAACGCTTGAGCGAGAGTTTATTCAAGAGCCCAACACAACATCTATATCGCTCCCTGCTGGTCACCTGAAGGTTGACTTGCTGACAAAGAGCAAGTTTGGAGATGCCATAGTATGGACTACTTTTATGGATGACTACGAACCCCATAACTCATTTTTAATAGCTAAGGAAAGTACGCAACAATTAATCTCCTCAAAAACAGCCGAAATGTGGAAGAAAATGTATTACTGAATCAATTTCTTTAGAAACTTGTGTTGATCTGTGCAGGGTGTACTTTGCTCTGTTAAAGTGTAAGCTGGGTTTGGTTTTCCTCCCTCCGTCAGCCTACAAATTCAGAGGCATAAGCAGAACCATCTTAACAATAACTATTTATTTCTAAGGTTTTCCAGCCTGTGAACCCCAGTCAAGTCCCCTTCACTAATAATCAGAATGAACACGGCTAATGGAGGCAGTGGTGGAAGCTCTTCTCATGTTGATCAGTGGCGTGGACAGTGGGCTCTGGATCAGTAAGGTTAACAACATGTACTTGGGACTTACAGAACTGTTTGCCAACTGCAGCAGTAGAAAGAACAAGTTCTTGCTGCTGCTACTGTTCTGGTTTGTTACAGATTGACTAACTGTTCAAAGGCTGGATGACTCAACTCGACATTTGGTCACTAGTCCTCATGTTGGATGGATGTTAAACAATATAAAACCTGGGGCTGGTGTTTTGAGTGCAAGAAAAATCAACATTTAGAGTCAGTTAACTGCATCAAAATAACTTGTGTACTTGTCaggttttttaacatttttttattcataattCTTGCATTGTAAAAGCaatataaaacagaataaaacacaatttGATGAATGCAGGTTGTAAtttataaaaacaatttaagAGACCAGACTGTCTTTTAAAACAGTACTGAtttgcaaaacacacaaaaaaagatacACTTGCACACACTATTTGATGATTTTTGTACTGCAGTACTCAGTCTCCACCAGTCGGCGGTTAAATACACATCAATTCGGGCTGTCTTGAATACTCTCTTCCATGTCGATCTGTTCTGTTTTGACTGCCCCGTTCTGCTCTGTTGCTGGCTCCTCCACCATGGCTGACTTTTTTGAGGTTCCTGTTTGGATGGCAGGGGGTTTGGAGAGGGGGTTGATGagcaaccaaaaaaaacaaaaacaaacaaactttcaGCACACccacaattatttatttcaaaggAGTGTCTGAGGATTCTGGCTGATGCTGTACCTGTGAGGTAATTTCTGTGCATTCGATGGAACAGCAGGAGACCAATAAAGAGGATAAAACCAATGCAGGCAATTATCATTCCACACAGCAGGAAGCTGTAGCTGCCTTCAGTCTGAATAATCTGCAGATGAGACAGCAAAATTAAACTCCTGAACATGAATCTTAAATCTCGACTgggcttgtttttttctttgcaattaAAAGCCTATTTTTCAACTTCTGCACATTCTCTCTTTAATAATGAAGATAGTCATCACACTTACTGAGCCAACAAGAACTTGCATTACCATCTCTCCCATCCCTGCACTTGTCACAAGGACAGAGGTTGCACAACCTGTAAAAAAATGCATGCATAGTTTATTACTTCGCCTCTTGCACTCATTCTACTGCTGAGTTATTCTTAATGCACAGATAACACTTCATCTTACCTTGGTAGTCAAGGATGTCTTCAGTGTAGGCAAGCATACAAGGGAATATGCTGCTCAGAAAGAGGCCACATAAACAGGTCCCGACAAACAGAAAGATGCTGTTGGTGTAGAAAATGAGCAGCATCAACACAGTAACAATAGCTCCTGCCtgtaaaagacaaacaaaagacaaagaagagGAAATATGTTCCATTTAGCATTTATATCACCAAGTGTTTGACATTTACagtgtattttatttctattgtgTATGCAATATGATGTGATGATGGCCCTCTAAATTTTTTATTGGCCTTACCAGGTTGAATATGAGTAGTTTCACAGGCTGGAAACGATATGAGAGTGGTATGGACAGCAAACGTCCAGCAGTGATAGCTGCCCAAAAGATACTGGCCAGGTAACCAGCCGTCTTATGAGGCAAGGACATCGGTGGTGCCACAGCGTAGGTGTACACAAAGCCGGCATATGCACCCTGCAATGAAAATCGACGTTCTTTCATGTGCTCTACTTTCTGGGATTTATGGGGAGCAATTTTTGTAAGCACACATAAAACTATGTGTAAAATAATAGGTGAAATGAACACCATGTCATTTATCTGCACTCCTCACTCACCACAATACCATCAGTCATAAAAAGCACCATCCCACCAAGAATATGAATCATAAAGAAGGATAAAGGCAGCTCGCGCAGGTTATCATTCTGACAGCAGCTGAAGATACTCCCATGACCTGTAACAGGGCAAAAAGTCACAAAATGACAGATTGGTGCACACAAAGTGCGATtcattcctttgttttttttatctaaaCTGGTTGAAAATTCATGAAAAttgtgtatttttcattttaaaataaaagtcctAGTGCAAAAATCTCTCCCTCTATATCCTTACCCCCAGCTTCATGTTCATTCTGTTCCACAGCTGGGCCCTCGGCCCCCTGCTGGCTCTCCATTGCTAGTTCATCCTTGTCCAAAAGACGTGGCGTGCCACTGGGGCAACATGGGATCAGCTGCTCTCGATACATCAGATATAGGACTGCAATGGGCACAGGCAGCTGAAAGTACACaaatattcaactttttttttcttatttcaagAAACAATAATCAtacaataacaaacaaacaaacaaacaaacaaaaaaacccgcCTCTTCTCATTCAATGTACATCTGTTCAGGGTCTTACATTAATAAGTGCCATGATCCAGAAAGCATAGTGCACACTGGACTCCTCTTTCTCTACCCCATGGGACAGGTTACTCAGAGGTATGCTGTGCTCTATGATTGGACTGTTTCTCAGCATGCTTCTGAAATGATGTATGACCTCAGTCTCATTCCCTGTGTGATTCCCACAGCCTGTCTCTGAGAGGAAAGGATCTACAATCAGTGGGCTCACTAGGGCACCGAACccaatgaaaaaatgaagagcCTGCAAAAAAGTAGAAAGGCCAAGGACATTACTTACTGCAGTTTTTGAAGAACACAGTATATTACTAGCACTAACTTCACAGTGCACTCCTATTGAGAATCTTTTGCAAATATTCTCATCGTTTTGTCACTATATAATATCTCGATAATACTTGACAGACAAAGCAAACACATCTGAATCGGCTCATTGAATTTCAGTATTTTGATCATGTCGGTACTTTTTCACCTGTAGGAAAACAGCAGAGTCCTTCTGATATATGGTCACCAGTTGGATGTTAGCAATGGTGTCAATGACACCCATTGCCAAACCAGACACAGCCATGGCAATGGCCAAAACAAGGACATTATTGCACAGAGGGATGATGGCAAATATTACAGAGATGATAAGAGCAGAAACAAATAAGGCCGCAAGAGCGGTCaacaacctttaaaaaaaagaaaagagagaacaaGAGGTCATTTATGCATGCCTTCAAGACTTTTATACGACAGCACAGACTCTAGTTGCGAGATTGTGATACTTACGTCCTCTTGAAAATACCACCAACAGAGCTGCCAATCAATAAGCAGAACTGCTGGGCAAAAAATACCCAGGTGATCTGTCTAAGTGTTGAGTTTGTTTGACATTGCAAGTCTAAAATCGTAGGTCCAAGAAAAGCAATGCAGAGTCCAAAGCTGAAGAAAACACTCCAGTAAGTGAGTGTGTGATGGGCATTCCTTTTGAACAGAGTTACAATCCGCTCATCCAGAAACATCTTGGGCTCAGTGAAACTTTCAAGatgatatttttttccttttagaacCAAATTTTGCATATGCGTTATGGGAAAGCAGCTTCACAGAGTTTCCGTGGATACTTGCTGCAACATAATGAGTTTCTTGATCCCTTTTAAAGCTTTAAGCCCTAACCTCTTTGTATTGCTTAACAGGAAAGGATGTCCTCTCGAGTTAATGGATGAAGTGGAGATTCTTCCGACAAAAATATCCCCACTTGAATTGTGTCAATGATTAGCATTGAAAACGGGTTTGTGAGGTGAAATACTACAAGCTAGTGTGCATTTATGTGCAATGGTACATCGAATCATTCAGTGGAAAATGTGTCACTCAGGAAGCAATGATCCATGTGTGTCTCATTTACAAGTTGCGTTTTCTTTGACACCTGGACAACTCAGACACATTACAAAAGAAGTTtgtgtaataaaaacatcacaATATGATATAAAatgttaacaaaacaaaaattgtgtTTCGGCCAACTGGCACTTTTGCCCACTGCAACTAGGCCTATAGTATTTCTTGGTTATAAAATCTCTGTGTCTATAATTAATAAGACAATGTCACTCTCTATCCATTCAGGCTTCTAAAttgtattttaaatctttaagaaACATAATTTTTGTTTAGaattgggtaaaaaaaaaaaaaaaaagtcaatataTAGTCTATAGCAATATTATATATGTATGCAACATGCCTATAACTATTGGTTCAGTGGTACACTTTGTCTAGTCTGATGGATTTTTTCAGACATTCATTGCCACAGGATGATGAAGCTTACTTACTTTTTCTTTCACTCCAGTATGAAATATTTTGACTGTTAATTTAATCATTACCCCTTTTTTGTGTAGCACTTTTAACATATTAGCAGTATAGTGCCAGCCCAGTATAAAGTTCAGGATGGCAAGTGAGGATAGTTAATGTGTGAAAAGCAACTGCAGTCTTTACCTTGGCCTCCACTTCAAGAACTAATGTCAAACTGCAGAGAAACTAGCAGACAAATCGCACTTTAAGGCTCCAACATGATTTCGATTTTTGGGAGAGTTATTTGGGataaaacccccccaaaaaactgaattcagTAATGAAGTGCGATGAGTCAGCTGTTGAAGTACTTAACCTTGAGgtgtatgaataaaataaaggacTTAATACAtttggataagcggaagaaattGAATGGAGGGATGAATGGAGTTAATAGCTAATCCCTATAATGATTGCATAAAAGAAGCAAATCTCTACTAGTTGTGGCCAAATATGGGCTTCCGGCAAGGTTGTAAAATGTGGAGGCAAATTTAACACCGGTTTTTCATTAAAACTGACTCTGTTCAACTTTAATCGTGGGTTTTATAACAGGCACTGGTGCAGTAAAAGATACTAGGAGTTTTACTGAACTATATATTCACATACtgacaacctttttttttttttaaaattttatttatttgattttatttgtagtaCTTTTTTAGTCCAATTTTATTCAATCAGTAATCAGCACATCATCTGGTATATCATTTGAATGTTTATTTTCATCTACAGTGACTGCATTTCCCCCTAAACACAAAACTGTGATGCATGCATTATTTCAGATGTCTTaatcttgattcttttctttgtgtttgttgtatttGCACGTCTTATATAGAACATTCATAAACAGTCACATTTTCCTGTAGCTGTATCTTTCTGCACAGTGTTGTATTTAAGATTCACAGTTAGCCCTGTAAGATGTGTAACTGATTTGTCTTCGACATGGAGATGAAGGTCAGTTACTTTAACTTTAGAAATATGTGTGTTTATACAGCAGGCATTCATTAAcatccatttcctcttctgGAGATACAGCAACAGAAGTTGCCTCCTTTTGGTAATTGTCAACTAACATTATCTTAGAGGCATGTCAGGGagtgttaaaaataaacagcagtttCTGGTTACTGAAGCAGGACATCTACTTttgaattaaattattatttaccCTGGTTAGTTTAGGAAGCGATACTTCATCTGCCTTTATATTGCCTTAAAAATGTATACTTGTGTAGCTGGTTCACATGCACGTTCTCTTAGTTTAAAATTgctttaaatactttttttttttttttacc is from Oreochromis niloticus isolate F11D_XX linkage group LG20, O_niloticus_UMD_NMBU, whole genome shotgun sequence and encodes:
- the mfsd4ab gene encoding major facilitator superfamily domain-containing protein 4B, which produces MQNLVLKGKKYHLESFTEPKMFLDERIVTLFKRNAHHTLTYWSVFFSFGLCIAFLGPTILDLQCQTNSTLRQITWVFFAQQFCLLIGSSVGGIFKRTLLTALAALFVSALIISVIFAIIPLCNNVLVLAIAMAVSGLAMGVIDTIANIQLVTIYQKDSAVFLQALHFFIGFGALVSPLIVDPFLSETGCGNHTGNETEVIHHFRSMLRNSPIIEHSIPLSNLSHGVEKEESSVHYAFWIMALINLPVPIAVLYLMYREQLIPCCPSGTPRLLDKDELAMESQQGAEGPAVEQNEHEAGGHGSIFSCCQNDNLRELPLSFFMIHILGGMVLFMTDGIVGAYAGFVYTYAVAPPMSLPHKTAGYLASIFWAAITAGRLLSIPLSYRFQPVKLLIFNLAGAIVTVLMLLIFYTNSIFLFVGTCLCGLFLSSIFPCMLAYTEDILDYQGCATSVLVTSAGMGEMVMQVLVGSIIQTEGSYSFLLCGMIIACIGFILFIGLLLFHRMHRNYLTGTSKKSAMVEEPATEQNGAVKTEQIDMEESIQDSPN